The DNA segment CCGAATGGGGCTTCCCCGAATTCCGCACCGCCCTCGAACACTACCCCTACCTCCCGGCCACCTTCGTCCTCTCGGCCCCCGTCAAACTGCTCTCCGGCGCCCTGCTGGGCTGGTATGATCAGCGTTTCGTCTATCTGCTGCTCGTCCTGCTGGTGCTGCTGCTATTGCCGGGGCTGGTCGGGCGCCGCCGCGGCGATGTACTGGCCCTGACCATGATCATCGGCCTCAACCCGATCATGGGACTGGATGTCGTCTTCGGGCAGAACGACGTTTTCGTGGCGGCGCTGGTCGTGCTCAGCCTCTGGTTTTTGCAGCGAGGGCGGCTGGCCTGGAGCGGCATCTTCTTCGGCCTAGCCTGCGCCTCCAAACCCACAGCCTGGTTCCTGGCCCCGTTCTGGGCGCTGGCTTTGCTGGCCGACGCCCCCCTTGCCTGGCCAGACCTGCCCCGCCGCCTGCCCCAGCTCCTGCGCCGCGCCTGGCCCGCCCTGGCCGCCTTCCTCCTCCTCGTCCTGCCCTACCTGGTCTGGGACGCCAACGCCTTCGTAGACGACGTGTGGCGCTGGGCCGCGGGCACATCCGCCACCCACTACCAGATCTGGGGCTGGGGCTTCGCCAACTTCGTCCTCGCCGGCGGCCAACTGCCCGACCGTTTCGCGCAATGGCCGTTTTGGGTGCCAGAACTGCTGGTCGGCCTGCCTTTGCTCATCTTCCTGGCCGCCCGGCAGATGCGCGACAACACCCTGGCTAACCTCTGCTGGCACGGCGCCGTGCTCCTCTTCGCCTTTGCCTTTTTCTCGCGCTTCCTCAACGAAAACTACCTGGGCTTCGTCCTCGCCCTCCTGGCCCTGGGCTACTATCTTCAGCCTCCGCCATCCTCCACCCAAAACCCCGCTTGACAAGATCTGTACCCAAACATACACTTTTTGCAATCGAAGTCGTCCATCGTCTACCATGAAGCCGGTCACGGAACCGATGTTTTTGAAAGGAGTGCACCCATGTTGAACCTCGCCATCCTCCTCGAAGCCAGCGCCCAAGACTATCCCGATCAACTCGCCGTCATCTTCAACGACCGCAAGATCACCTACGCTCAACTCAATGCCGCCGCCAACATGTTTGCCAACGGGCTGCGCAAACTGGGCGTGCAGCGCGGCGACAAAGTGGCGTTGATGATGCCCAACCTGCCCTTCTTCCCCATCGCCTACTACGGCATCCTCAAGGCCGGGGCCACCGTCGTCCCCTTCAACGTCCTCTTCACCGCTCGCGAGGTGGCCTACCACCTGCAAGATAGCGACGCCGTCGTCCTGGTCGGCTTCGCCGGTTTCTTCGAGCCGGCCTATGGCGGCTTCAAGCAGGTCGATGCCTGCCGCAGCCTCATCGTCGCCAACGCCGACCCCAGCCAGCCCTTCGCCTACGATGACGCCGCCATCATCGACTTCAACCGCTTTCTGGGTCTGGGCGGCTCACCGGTCTTCGACACCGTGCAAACTCAGGCCGATGACACCGCCGTCATCCTCTACACCTCTGGCACCACCGGCAACCCCAAGGGCGCTCAGCTCAGCCACAGCAACATGGTGATGAACGCCGACATCTGCCTCGACCTGCTGGAGGCCAAACCCGGCGATGTCGCTCTCGTCACCCTGCCGCTCTTCCACTCCTTCGGCCAGACGGTGCTGATGAACGGCTGCTTCATGGCCGGTGCGACGCTCACCCTGCTGCCCCGCTTCACCCCCGACGCCGCCCTGGGCATCATGCAGCGCGATGGCGTCACCATCTTCGCCGGGGTGCCGACGATGTACTGGGCCTTGTTCAGCTATCCCCACGCCGAAGAGCAATTCGACATGGCCAAGATCGCCGGCCAATTACACACCGCCGTTTCGGGCGGGTCGGCGCTGCCGGTCGAGCTGCTGCGCAACTTCGAGGCCCGCTTCAAAGTGCCCATCCTCGAAGGCTACGGCCTCAGCGAGACCTCCCCGGTCGCCTCGTTCAACCTCCGCCGCAAAGTCCGCAAACCCGGCTCCATCGGCATCCCGGTTTGGGGGATTCAGATGGCCCTGGTGGACGAAAACGAGAATCTCATCCCCAAACCCAGCGCCGAAGGCGAGTTCAGCGCCGTGGGTGAGATCGTTGTCCGCGGCCACAATGTGATGAAGGGCTACTACAAGCGCCCCGAAGCCACCGCCGAGGTGATGAAGGGCGACTGGTTCCACACCGGCGACCTGGCCCGCCTGGACAGCGACGGCTACTTCTTCATCGTCGACCGCAAGAAAGAGATGATCCTGCGCGGCGGTTTCAATGTCTACCCGCGCGAGGTCGAGGAATTCTTGATGACCCATCCCAAAGTCTCGTTGGTGGCGGTCA comes from the Caldilineales bacterium genome and includes:
- a CDS encoding DUF2029 domain-containing protein, which produces MRRSFDVLLLFLLLGARLRINSFAEAGLYQHFENVARHPWLGGLLSERALAAFGPWFGDPIFLLLAAVSLLAFLGYALVDFWDRPDEGDGVRWPYLAKRTLLWVILAAVLFVPTLKLVLLRHDNLPQSYSHDGGVIQTEITIDYLLDGRNPYSESYADTPMAEWGFPEFRTALEHYPYLPATFVLSAPVKLLSGALLGWYDQRFVYLLLVLLVLLLLPGLVGRRRGDVLALTMIIGLNPIMGLDVVFGQNDVFVAALVVLSLWFLQRGRLAWSGIFFGLACASKPTAWFLAPFWALALLADAPLAWPDLPRRLPQLLRRAWPALAAFLLLVLPYLVWDANAFVDDVWRWAAGTSATHYQIWGWGFANFVLAGGQLPDRFAQWPFWVPELLVGLPLLIFLAARQMRDNTLANLCWHGAVLLFAFAFFSRFLNENYLGFVLALLALGYYLQPPPSSTQNPA
- a CDS encoding long-chain fatty acid--CoA ligase, which codes for MLNLAILLEASAQDYPDQLAVIFNDRKITYAQLNAAANMFANGLRKLGVQRGDKVALMMPNLPFFPIAYYGILKAGATVVPFNVLFTAREVAYHLQDSDAVVLVGFAGFFEPAYGGFKQVDACRSLIVANADPSQPFAYDDAAIIDFNRFLGLGGSPVFDTVQTQADDTAVILYTSGTTGNPKGAQLSHSNMVMNADICLDLLEAKPGDVALVTLPLFHSFGQTVLMNGCFMAGATLTLLPRFTPDAALGIMQRDGVTIFAGVPTMYWALFSYPHAEEQFDMAKIAGQLHTAVSGGSALPVELLRNFEARFKVPILEGYGLSETSPVASFNLRRKVRKPGSIGIPVWGIQMALVDENENLIPKPSAEGEFSAVGEIVVRGHNVMKGYYKRPEATAEVMKGDWFHTGDLARLDSDGYFFIVDRKKEMILRGGFNVYPREVEEFLMTHPKVSLVAVKAVPDDKLGEEVKAFIVLKAGQSATADEIIDFAKTGLASYKYPRTIEFRSELPMTATGKILKRELKD